In Drosophila innubila isolate TH190305 chromosome 2L unlocalized genomic scaffold, UK_Dinn_1.0 5_B_2L, whole genome shotgun sequence, a single window of DNA contains:
- the LOC117782547 gene encoding transcription factor Ouib-like: MLKNMCRVCGRYAANKRSLRIFENRSILWKLQVLTGILLENAEFLPDLICICCQTELREAIRFRERVIGAQHELLEGLTEEQLREIPLEYREAIMEFADNISQKATNTSNSETDSECKTKNAPEEHVNLIIETQSKEVEIFEGEINKQEELLEYAIIIDDDLIKEEREAQDGQNIEVVQDPNDKHQFTAVDEAGENVTTVDYTSVLPDKESDEECAMLDRVLNDEIAVAQSAIKKKPGRKRHGSLIFVCDECGNHISGRMAFDLHCRRHRGDKQFECDICRDRFCTSSELKRHMRRHTGERPFACQYCERSFTDYSTRVKHERTHTNERPYVCQSCGKAFTTAYILKNHMLIHSGERAFSCELCNKSFIRQTHLVTHCRSSAHKRNMERENKEFTS; encoded by the exons atgcttaaaaatatgtgCAGGGTCTGCGGTAGATATGCAGCCAACAAGAGATCTTTACGAATCTTTGAAAATCGGAGTATTCTTTGGAAGCTTCAAGTTCTTACGGGCATTTTA TTGGAAAATGCGGAATTTTTGCCGGACCTTATATGTATTTGCTGTCAAACAGAATTGCGAGAAGCGATTCGATTTCGGGAAAGGGTTATCGGAGCACAGCACGAGCTTCTGGAAGGACTAACGGAGGAGCAACTAAGGGAGATACCCTTGGAATATAGAGAAGCTATAATGGAGTTTGCTGACAACATCagccaaaaagcaacaaacacaaGTAATTCTGAAACCGATTCAGAatgcaaaactaaaaatgCACCAGAGGAACACGTAAACTTAATCATTGAAACACAGTCGAAAGAAGTGGAAATATTTGAAGgtgaaattaataaacaggAAGAACTTTTGGAGTACGCCATCATCATTGATGacgatttaattaaagaagAGAGAGAAGCACAAGATGGCCAAAATATTGAAGTAGTACAGGATCCTAATGATAAGCATCAATTCACAGCTGTTGACGAAGCCGGTGAAAATGTGACAACTGTGGATTATACGAGTGTTCTACCAGATAAGGAATCGGATGAGGAATGTGCGATGTTAGATAGAGTATTAAACGACGAGATAGCGGTGGCACAAAGTGCAATCAAAAAGAAACCAGGACGAAAACGTCACGGAAGTCTCATATTTGTGTGTGACGAATGTGGCAACCATATATCAGGACGCATGGCTTTTGATTTACACTGCAGGCGACATCGTGGTGACAAGCAGTTCGAATGCGA TATTTGTCGGGATCGCTTCTGTACTAGCTCCGAGTTGAAACGCCATATGCGCAGACACACTGGCGAACGTCCTTTTGCCTGCCAGTATTGTGAGCGCAGCTTTACGGACTACAGCACGCGGGTAAAGCACGAGAGGACACACACTAATGAACGACCCTATGTATGCCAAAGCTGTGGAAAGGCCTTTACCACCGCCTATATACTTAAGAATCACATGCTCATACATTCCGGCGAACGTGCCTTCAG TTGTGAATTGTGTAATAAATCCTTCATCCGTCAAACGCATCTTGTAACGCATTGCCGATCCAGCGCGCACAAACGCAATATGGAACGTGAAAACAAGGAATTTACaagttga
- the LOC117782655 gene encoding transcription factor Ouib isoform X2, with protein sequence MLQNICRICAVDANVSEVTKLFEKSARKLLRQINLLTGVFLEASSDLPNVICKICLNDLACAIEFRRRCLRNHRRWQSKKSVEPEPDPEPAADVDVDVDAQSTYGICVRRSARTNERFACDQEDEVPLGALLKVDHPKYETDEVDHLDVENNTGIDQASDFSVSEAELLVTPIKSKRSSRLVKSTFLKRPRSRQKLPVFFCDQCGNNVTGKSAFDRHLRKHSGIRPFQCEQCPSRFLSAGELKGHQVMHTGDRNFQCQYCERTYVNHSGRKRHERTHTNERPFACIQCGKSFTNSYILKNHMLVHTGERMYRCDLCDRAFSRPTHLNTHYRSNTHKQNVEKSCAGQQQVIIMEKSESGFALSQDTVGLKTEGIAKVEVPLGHNQF encoded by the exons ATGCTGCAAAACATTTGTCGCATCTGTGCAGTCGACGCCAATGTCTCTGAAGTAACTAAACTATTTGAGAAAAGCGCACGCAAACTGTTGCGACAAATTAACCTGCTTACCGGTGTTTTC TTAGAGGCCAGTTCAGATTTACCTAATGTTATTTGCAAAATCTGTCTTAATGATTTGGCCTGTGCTATTGAATTTCGTCGACGTTGCCTTCGTAACCACAGGAGGTGGCAGTCCAAAAAATCGGTTGAGCCCGAGCCTGATCCCGAGCCAGCAGCAGATGTGGATGTAGATGTGGATGCACAGTCCACTTATGGTATTTGTGTGCGTCGAAGTGCACGAACCAACGAACGATTTGCTTGCGATCAGGAAGACGAAGTGCCCCTTGGAGCGTTACTCAAAGTGGATCATCCAAAGTATGAAACTGATGAAGTTGATCATTTGGATGTGGAAAACAACACTGGCATAGATCAAGCTTCGGATTTTTCAGTGTCAGAGGCGGAGCTTCTAGTAACaccaatcaaatcaaaacgaAGCTCGCGCTTAGTGAAATCCACCTTTTTAAAGCGACCGCGCTCTAGGCAAAAACTACCGGTATTCTTCTGTGATCAATGTGGCAACAACGTAACGGGAAAGTCTGCCTTTGATCGTCATCTGCGCAAGCATAGTGGCATTAGACCCTTCCAATGCGA aCAGTGTCCTTCGCGTTTCCTGTCTGCCGGCGAGCTGAAAGGTCACCAAGTGATGCATACCGGCGATCGCAACTTCCAATGTCAGTACTGTGAACGTACCTATGTTAATCATAGTGGACGAAAACGACACGAACGCACTCATACCAATGAGAGACCATTTGCTTGTATTCAATGTGGCAAGAGTTTCACCAACTCGTACATTCTCAAAAACCATATGCTGGTTCATACTGGCGAACGAATGTATAG ATGTGATTTATGCGATCGTGCTTTTTCGCGGCCAACTCACTTAAATACACATTATCGTTCAAATACTCACAAACAGAATGTGGAAAAATCCTGTGCGGGACAACAGCAAGTTATAATAATGGAAAAGTCAGAGTCAGGATTCGCCCTTTCACAGGATACCGTTGGACTCAAAACCGAAGGAATTGCTAAAGTTGAAGTACCTTTGGGCCAcaaccaattttaa